A single region of the Plantactinospora soyae genome encodes:
- a CDS encoding aminotransferase-like domain-containing protein, whose amino-acid sequence MVEIARAELHVSVSDPVASSMNFLNEVAGRHPRAISLAAGRPYDGFYSVDDIAGYQQSYVDYLLAGGLSWDRVPGMLLQYGRTNGQLGELISRMLEIDENIVVSPESVMVTAGCQEAMIIVLRALCSDPDDVVLAVEPCYVGLTGAARILGVDAVPVPESIGGVDPETVAEVARRVRAAGKRPRALYLVPNFSNPSGASLPTATRRRLLDVAAEQDLLLLEDDPYGLFGTDDEPRPTLKSLDTGGRVIYLGSFAKSCFPGARVGFLVADQIVVDRAGRRTLLADEMSAIKSMLTVNTSPIAQAVIGGILVESDCSLRTANRDKIAFYRNNLRVLLASLDEHFPQPDRDERGVRWNVPGGGFFVVVDVPFRADEKLLERSAEQFGVLWTPMSFFYADGGHQSIRLSCSYLEADRLAEGVRRLSQLVAATV is encoded by the coding sequence ATGGTTGAGATCGCCCGCGCCGAGCTGCACGTCTCGGTATCCGATCCGGTGGCGTCGTCGATGAACTTCCTCAACGAGGTCGCGGGCCGCCACCCGCGCGCGATCTCGCTCGCCGCGGGCCGTCCCTACGACGGATTCTACTCGGTCGACGACATCGCGGGGTACCAGCAGTCCTATGTAGATTATTTGCTCGCCGGTGGACTCAGCTGGGACCGCGTGCCCGGCATGCTGTTGCAGTACGGGCGCACCAACGGTCAGCTCGGCGAGCTGATCTCGCGGATGCTCGAGATCGACGAGAACATCGTGGTATCCCCGGAGTCGGTGATGGTCACCGCGGGCTGCCAGGAGGCCATGATCATCGTGCTTCGCGCGCTGTGCTCGGACCCGGACGACGTTGTCCTCGCCGTCGAGCCCTGCTACGTCGGGCTGACCGGTGCGGCTCGGATCCTCGGCGTGGACGCGGTGCCCGTGCCGGAGAGCATCGGCGGGGTTGATCCGGAGACCGTCGCCGAGGTCGCGCGCCGGGTCCGTGCGGCGGGCAAGCGGCCACGCGCGCTCTACTTGGTGCCGAACTTCTCGAACCCGTCGGGCGCCTCGCTGCCCACGGCGACCCGCCGGAGGTTGCTCGACGTCGCCGCGGAACAGGACCTGCTGCTGCTGGAGGACGACCCCTACGGCCTGTTCGGAACCGACGACGAACCGCGCCCGACGCTGAAGTCGCTGGACACCGGAGGTCGTGTGATCTACCTCGGCTCGTTCGCGAAGTCCTGCTTTCCCGGTGCCCGCGTAGGATTTCTTGTCGCCGACCAGATCGTGGTCGACCGGGCCGGCCGGCGCACCCTGCTCGCCGACGAGATGTCGGCCATCAAGAGCATGCTGACCGTGAACACCTCGCCGATCGCGCAGGCCGTCATCGGCGGCATTCTCGTCGAATCGGACTGCAGCCTGCGCACCGCGAACCGCGACAAGATCGCGTTCTACCGGAACAACCTGCGCGTCCTGCTCGCGTCGCTGGACGAGCACTTCCCACAGCCGGATCGCGACGAACGCGGGGTGCGGTGGAATGTGCCCGGTGGCGGGTTCTTCGTGGTCGTGGACGTGCCGTTTCGGGCCGACGAGAAGCTGCTCGAGCGCTCCGCCGAGCAGTTCGGCGTCCTGTGGACCCCGATGAGCTTCTTCTACGCCGACGGCGGTCACCAATCGATCCGCCTGTCCTGCAGTTACCTGGAAGCGGACCGGCTTGCCGAGGGCGTGCGCCGGTTGTCACAGCTGGTTGCCGCAACCGTCTGA
- a CDS encoding aspartate/glutamate racemase family protein, protein MPEKSDGPAVAVIAGTPYDSGLGAELLRAAGLPAQPHAMAASPDEQDALQYQDPAGLAATFHRCLAELRAAGTDLAMLFCNSMSAVVDHDHTALPVVSPVTVYRELLPQLRSSLVVTGNTQGLLGVERTAWRVAPGHRVLGVSDPALVRAIEASGTEAGDAEAAFTASHLPTTLRMAERLGIEAVVLACTHFTTLLPFITAVCDLRVVDVSSRLVELTSLAATGSEHHG, encoded by the coding sequence ATGCCGGAGAAGAGCGACGGCCCCGCCGTGGCCGTCATCGCCGGAACCCCGTACGACTCTGGACTGGGAGCCGAGCTGCTGCGGGCCGCGGGGCTGCCCGCACAGCCGCACGCCATGGCGGCGTCGCCGGACGAACAGGACGCGCTGCAGTACCAGGACCCCGCCGGCCTCGCGGCCACGTTCCATCGATGCCTGGCCGAGCTGCGCGCCGCGGGCACGGATCTCGCGATGCTGTTCTGCAACTCGATGTCCGCGGTGGTCGACCACGACCACACCGCGCTGCCGGTGGTGTCCCCGGTCACCGTGTACCGGGAACTGCTGCCGCAGCTGCGCTCCTCTCTGGTAGTCACAGGGAACACGCAGGGCCTGCTCGGGGTTGAGCGCACAGCGTGGCGGGTCGCCCCCGGCCACCGGGTGCTCGGGGTTTCGGACCCCGCGTTGGTGCGCGCCATCGAGGCAAGCGGCACCGAGGCAGGCGACGCCGAAGCGGCCTTCACCGCATCGCACCTGCCGACCACGCTGCGCATGGCCGAACGGCTCGGCATCGAAGCCGTCGTCCTCGCGTGCACGCACTTCACGACCCTCCTGCCGTTCATCACCGCCGTTTGCGACCTGCGCGTCGTCGACGTCTCCTCCCGGCTCGTCGAGCTCACCTCGCTGGCCGCCACCGGATCGGAGCACCATGGTTGA
- a CDS encoding transposase, protein MPRACAGCHSWLPQPSEAVGPNQSSSPPGPTPPTTADGDRSNRSRRRLSRTGNRQLNAALHRIAMTQARCHQPAKNLITRRKADGDGWPRSAVRAQATPVRRRLRSTPPRLHPHWSTEELSTVPNRRTIRVCGSNGVSGLTYRALCLVRRVP, encoded by the coding sequence TTGCCGAGGGCGTGCGCCGGTTGTCACAGCTGGTTGCCGCAACCGTCTGAGGCGGTCGGCCCCAATCAGTCCAGCTCACCGCCCGGTCCCACACCACCGACCACTGCTGACGGAGATCGGTCGAACCGCTCCCGGCGCCGGCTCAGCCGCACCGGTAACCGGCAGCTCAATGCCGCTCTGCACCGTATCGCCATGACTCAGGCGCGCTGCCACCAGCCCGCCAAGAACCTCATCACCCGACGCAAGGCCGACGGCGACGGGTGGCCTCGAAGCGCTGTGCGTGCTCAAGCGACGCCTGTCCGACGTCGTCTTCGAAGCACTCCACCCCGATTGCACCCCCACTGGTCGACGGAGGAGCTGTCGACAGTCCCGAACCGGCGGACGATCCGGGTCTGTGGATCTAACGGTGTTTCCGGCCTGACCTACCGGGCGTTGTGCCTGGTGAGGAGGGTGCCGTGA